From the genome of Bacteroides sp. MSB163, one region includes:
- a CDS encoding LytR/AlgR family response regulator transcription factor yields MMMNLTCAILHADRQVSEQLEAFIAKTPFLALCGKYSNPIEALKGYYDNKVHLYFVGIGQEETEGINGMEFSKLLSPSTRVIFIADTPQYAAECFRLDALDYLISEVSFPVFFEAVNKASRWFSLKGETGMLLTVLPEKSQTETCQTETLKVIYVKSDNRIFRLDISRISYIEGLGDYVKIYSKDEPKPVLSLCTMKYMEEKLPSDEFIRVHRSFIIRKDCIRVIESSKIALDKRSIPIGEVYRKKLKNYIADYSVL; encoded by the coding sequence ATGATGATGAATTTGACTTGTGCTATTTTGCATGCCGACAGACAGGTGAGTGAACAACTAGAAGCGTTCATAGCCAAGACACCCTTTCTTGCTTTGTGTGGAAAGTACAGTAATCCTATTGAGGCTTTGAAGGGTTATTATGATAATAAGGTACACCTTTACTTTGTAGGAATCGGGCAGGAAGAAACGGAGGGCATCAACGGGATGGAATTCAGTAAACTACTCTCTCCGTCCACCCGTGTCATATTTATTGCGGATACTCCCCAGTATGCCGCCGAGTGCTTTCGGCTGGACGCATTGGACTATCTGATATCTGAAGTCAGTTTTCCGGTTTTTTTCGAAGCAGTGAATAAGGCTTCGCGTTGGTTCAGCCTGAAAGGTGAAACGGGAATGCTGCTTACCGTTCTTCCCGAAAAGTCTCAGACGGAAACTTGCCAGACGGAAACGCTCAAGGTGATTTATGTGAAGTCTGACAATCGGATTTTCCGCTTGGATATATCCCGGATATCCTATATCGAAGGGTTGGGTGATTATGTGAAGATTTATAGCAAGGACGAGCCAAAGCCTGTGCTGAGCTTGTGCACGATGAAGTATATGGAAGAGAAACTGCCTTCCGATGAGTTCATACGCGTTCACCGTTCGTTTATTATACGTAAAGACTGCATACGCGTCATAGAAAGCAGCAAGATTGCTTTGGACAAAAGAAGTATTC